From a single Carassius carassius chromosome 8, fCarCar2.1, whole genome shotgun sequence genomic region:
- the ubap2l gene encoding ubiquitin-associated protein 2-like isoform X6, translated as MMTSLGGSRTRGNWEQTQGQTQSQSQHKQRPQATAEQIRLAQMISDHNDADFEEKVKQLVDITGKDQDESMIALHDCNGDVNRAINVLLEGSPDTDSWEMVGKKKGVSGQKESAQTDRGDEGKENREKGGERDVARRRGGAPRRGRGASRGRDFRGQENGLDGAKAGGVAGRGMERGRRGRGRGRGGAGRRGGRFSAQGMGTFNPADYTEPAQTEESYTSGSSWSNTGNLEPEDGNRLEFTGGEGTNYPRKFDSAPGAWRTATEEWGMEDWNEDLSETKIFTASSVASMAVPQENVTITAGQRIDLAVLLGKTPPSSSSDAERASLEGPQPPSLSQSLVFSNSKQTASLSQSSSSAPYSQHSMVSMLGKGFGDVGDPKGTTGGSTTGSQFLAQIKTARALAQLVAQHSQSGPPNAGPSTWDTSPTTLGQYDMKPQTEPVHSPFTKRQPYQPTSTSSSMMDAFLQEKATPASTTSTLPPQSTPLSSLPQAVTTPLPKPSGPTPGQQNSSSPADPQASSPLPLQQHKLKPQKKRASITTKIPALAVEMPGSADISGLNLQFGALQFGSEPVLPEYDASAAVATTTPGSQGQNSLYTSASNEQETALSHASQMELYEPRASQTRRYPPPVSSSPQKAIQSKNGFSSMQTSQSLEAAAGSAVPMKPVSESVIPPSVSNISSLADPSCPPSLLTTSSQTPLSALGHEDTSPSSLATPQHNNSLPTQQNSLVPSSVRTSNTSLLHPSVDGDPSLHSSFSSVSGVTPSSVPSPSSVTSAAPVSHPVAPSSSVSSVSAQSALGPVSSLTMGLNSGAGVVSMAPPTAAASLSSSSSAVLATAAPSSASSSRSAAASGKAPPNLPPGVPPLLPNPYIMAPGLLHPYPPQMYGYDDLQMLQTRIPLDYYSIPFATPTTALTGREGSLTGNPYSAGDLSKFGRGDASSPAPATTLAQPQQTQTQTHHTTQQPFLNPALPPGYSYTSLPYYTGVPGLPNTFQYGPAMFPVAPTSKQHGVNVGVNASAAPFQQASGYGSHGYSTGVSVTSSNTGVPDISGSVYTKTQSFEKQGFHTGTPSASFSLPSALGSGGPINPPAAAGYAPAPYMHILTPHQQPHSQILHHHLQQDGQSGSGQRSQNAAIQQKSQINKSGYNSYTWGGN; from the exons atgATGACTTCATTGGGCGGAAGCCGGACCCGGGGAAACTGGGAGCAGACACAGGGTCAGACACAGAGCCAGTCACAGCACAAGCAGAGGCCTCAG GCCACCGCTGAGCAGATCCGACTCGCGCAGATGATCTCGGACCATAATGATGCAGACTTTGAAGAGAAGGTCAAACAG CTGGTTGACATCACAGGAAAGGATCAGGATGAGTCCATGATAGCGCTTCATGACTGCAACGGTGACGTGAACAGAGCCATCAACGTCCTGTTGGAGGGCAGCCCTGACACT GACTCATGGGAGATGGTTGGAAAGAAGAAAGGAGTTTCAGGTCAGAAGGAAAGCGCACAGACAGATAGAGGAGATGAAGGGAAGGAGAACCGAgagaaaggaggagaaagagatGTGGCACGTCGCAGAGGGGGGGCCCCGCGGAGGGGCCGTGGAGCCAGCCGTGGGCGAGACT TCCGTGGGCAGGAGAATGGGTTGGATGGGGCCAAGGCAGGTGGAGTTGCAGGCAgaggaatggagcgaggccgtcGGGGAAGAGGCAGAGGAAGAG GTGGAGCTGGAAGGCGAGGAGGGAGGTTTTCAGCTCAGGGCATGGG tacATTTAACCCAGCGGACTACACTGAGCCAGCCCAAACAGAGGAGAGCTACACAAGCGGCAGCTCTTGGAGTAACACAGGCAACCTGGAACCCGAGGATGGAAACC GACTTGAGTTTACAGGTGGAGAGGGAACAAACTATCCTCGAAAGTTTGACTCTGCTCCTG GTGCTTGGAGAACTGCCACAGAAGAGTGGGGCATGGAGGACTGGAACGAGGAT TTGTCAGAGACCAAGATATTCACTGCCTCCAGTGTGGCATCCATGGCCGTTCCACAGGAGAATGTCACTATTACTGCAGGACAGAG GATTGATCTGGCGGTGTTGCTGGGGAAAACGCctccctcctcttcctcagacGCAGAACGTGCTTCGCTTGAAGGCCCACAGCCGCCGTCTCTGTCTCAGTCTTTGGTGTTCAGCAACTCAAAGCAGACAGCATCACTGTCACAGTCCTCCTCCAGTGCTCCTTACAGCCAGCACAGCATG GTGAGCATGCTTGGTAAGGGTTTTGGTGATGTTGGCGATCCAAAAGGAACCACTGGAGGCTCCACAACTGGTTCTCAGTTTCTGGCGCAGATTAAGACGGCCCGAGCTTTGGCCCAGCTAGTAGCCCAGCACTCACAAAGCGGCCCACCCAATGCTGGTCCTTCTACCTGGGATACCAGCCCCACTACACTGGGGCAGTATG ATATGAAACCTCAAACAGAGCCGGTCCACAGTCCCTTCACCAAACGGCAGCCCTACCAGCCCACTTCCACTTCCTCCTCCATGATGGATGCCTTCTTGCAGGAAAAAGCCACACCTGCTTCCACCACCTCCACCCTACCTCCTCAGTCCACCCCATTGTCATCATTGCCCCAGGCCGTCACCACCCCTCTCCCCAAACCCTCGGGACCCACCCCAGGTCAGCAAAACTCTTCCAGCCCAGCCGACCCACAGGCATCCAGCCCACTACCCCTGCAGCAGCACAAACTCAAACCGCAGAAGAAGAGGGCTTCCATCACAACCAAG ATTCCAGCCCTAGCAGTGGAGATGCCAGGCTCTGCTGATATATCTGGGCTCAACCTGCAGTTTGGAGCATTACAGTTTGGCTCTGAACCGGTGCTTCCTGAGTACGATGCCTCGGCAGCTGTTGCCACAACAACACCAGGCAGCCAAGGCCAGAACAGCCTTTACACAAGTGCAAGCAA TGAGCAAGAAACAGCCCTGTCCCATGCCAGTCAGATGGAGCTTTATGAGCCAAGAGCCAGCCAAACAAGGCGCTATCCTCCTCCTGTGTCCTCCTCACCACAGAAAGCCATTCAGTCAAAG AATGGTTTCAGTTCGATGCAGACGTCACAATCTCTGGAAG CTGCAGCAGGCTCTGCAGTGCCCATGAAACCGGTGTCCGAATCGGTCATCCCACCATCGGTTTCCAACATATCCTCATTGGCTGACCCTTCATGTCCTCCTTCCCTGCTGACTACATCCAGTCAGACGCCTCTGAGTGCTCTCGGACACGAAGACACCTCACCCAGCTCACTGGCCACTCCTCAGCACAATAA CTCCCTCCCTACACAGCAGAACAGTTTGGTACCTTCTTCTGTTCGCACTTCGAACACAAGTCTGCTG CACCCAAGTGTGGATGGCGATCCAAGCTTGCACTCGTCTTTCTCATCGGTCTCTGGTGTGACTCCGTCTTCAGTTCCCTCACCCTCTTCAGTTACTTCAGCGGCCCCCGTTTCCCACCCTGTTGCCCCCTCTTCATCTGTCAGTTCGGTCTCCGCGCAGTCTGCACTGGGTCCAGTCAGCAGTCTGACCATGGGATTGAATAGTGGTGCTGGTGTGGTTTCAATGGCCCCGCCTACGGCTGCTGCATctttgtcatcatcatcatctgctgTTTTGGCCACTGCAGCACCTTCATCTGCCTCATCGTCTCGCAGCGCGGCTGCCTCAG GGAAAGCACCTCCAAACCTGCCTCCTGGAGTGCCGCCCTTGCTGCCCAACCCTTACATCATGGCTCCCGGGCTGCTTCACCCATACCCA CCTCAAATGTATGGCTACGATGACTTACAGATGCTGCAGACCAGGATACCACTG GACTATTACAGCATCCCATTTGCTACTCCAACCACAGCACTGACTGGCAGGGAAGGCAGTTTGACAGGCAACCCTTATTCTG CTGGCGACCTGTCAAAGTTTGGCCGTGGTGATGCGTCATCTCCTGCCCCAGCCACGACATTGGCCCAGCCCCAACAGACCCAGACACAAACGCACCACACCACCCAGCAGCCCTTCCTTAACCCAGCCCTTCCACCGGGATACAGCTATACCAGCCTGCCCTATTATACTGGTGTGCCTGGTCTGCCCAACACCTTCCAGTACGGCCCTGCCATGTTTCCA GTGGCTCCTACCTCTAAACAGCACGGAGTGAATGTCGGTGTCAATGCATCTGCAGCACCGTTCCAGCAAGCTAGTGGTTATGGATCACATGGATACAGCACTG GTGTCTCTGTGACATCAAGCAACACAGGAGTCCCTGACATTTCAGGGTCTGTTTACACAAAGACACAG TCTTTTGAGAAGCAGGGTTTCCACACAGGAACCCCCAGCGCTTCCTTTAGTTTGCCCTCAGCACTTGGGAGTGGCGGCCCCATCAACCCTCCGGCTGCAGCGGGTTACGCTCCAGCCCCTTACATGCACATCCTGACCCCCCATCAGCAGCCCCACTCTCAGATCCTCCACCACCACCTGCAGCAGGACGGACAG AGCGGCTCTGGGCAACGCAGTCAGAATGCTGCGATTCAACAGAAGTCACAGATCAACAAGTCAGGATACAACAGCTACACCTGGGGAGGCAATTAA
- the ubap2l gene encoding ubiquitin-associated protein 2-like isoform X4 codes for MMTSLGGSRTRGNWEQTQGQTQSQSQHKQRPQATAEQIRLAQMISDHNDADFEEKVKQLVDITGKDQDESMIALHDCNGDVNRAINVLLEGSPDTDSWEMVGKKKGVSGQKESAQTDRGDEGKENREKGGERDVARRRGGAPRRGRGASRGRDFRGQENGLDGAKAGGVAGRGMERGRRGRGRGRGGAGRRGGRFSAQGMGTFNPADYTEPAQTEESYTSGSSWSNTGNLEPEDGNRLEFTGGEGTNYPRKFDSAPGAWRTATEEWGMEDWNEDLSETKIFTASSVASMAVPQENVTITAGQRIDLAVLLGKTPPSSSSDAERASLEGPQPPSLSQSLVFSNSKQTASLSQSSSSAPYSQHSMVSMLGKGFGDVGDPKGTTGGSTTGSQFLAQIKTARALAQLVAQHSQSGPPNAGPSTWDTSPTTLGQYDMKPQTEPVHSPFTKRQPYQPTSTSSSMMDAFLQEKATPASTTSTLPPQSTPLSSLPQAVTTPLPKPSGPTPGQQNSSSPADPQASSPLPLQQHKLKPQKKRASITTKIPALAVEMPGSADISGLNLQFGALQFGSEPVLPEYDASAAVATTTPGSQGQNSLYTSASNEQETALSHASQMELYEPRASQTRRYPPPVSSSPQKAIQSKNGFSSMQTSQSLEAAAGSAVPMKPVSESVIPPSVSNISSLADPSCPPSLLTTSSQTPLSALGHEDTSPSSLATPQHNNSLPTQQNSLVPSSVRTSNTSLLHPSVDGDPSLHSSFSSVSGVTPSSVPSPSSVTSAAPVSHPVAPSSSVSSVSAQSALGPVSSLTMGLNSGAGVVSMAPPTAAASLSSSSSAVLATAAPSSASSSRSAAASGKAPPNLPPGVPPLLPNPYIMAPGLLHPYPPQMYGYDDLQMLQTRIPLDYYSIPFATPTTALTGREGSLTGNPYSAGDLSKFGRGDASSPAPATTLAQPQQTQTQTHHTTQQPFLNPALPPGYSYTSLPYYTGVPGLPNTFQYGPAMFPVAPTSKQHGVNVGVNASAAPFQQASGYGSHGYSTGYEDLGQASAGSGDFCKGGYGTAVVAAAASAQNKPISSVTGPGVGVSVTSSNTGVPDISGSVYTKTQSFEKQGFHTGTPSASFSLPSALGSGGPINPPAAAGYAPAPYMHILTPHQQPHSQILHHHLQQDGQSGSGQRSQNAAIQQKSQINKSGYNSYTWGGN; via the exons atgATGACTTCATTGGGCGGAAGCCGGACCCGGGGAAACTGGGAGCAGACACAGGGTCAGACACAGAGCCAGTCACAGCACAAGCAGAGGCCTCAG GCCACCGCTGAGCAGATCCGACTCGCGCAGATGATCTCGGACCATAATGATGCAGACTTTGAAGAGAAGGTCAAACAG CTGGTTGACATCACAGGAAAGGATCAGGATGAGTCCATGATAGCGCTTCATGACTGCAACGGTGACGTGAACAGAGCCATCAACGTCCTGTTGGAGGGCAGCCCTGACACT GACTCATGGGAGATGGTTGGAAAGAAGAAAGGAGTTTCAGGTCAGAAGGAAAGCGCACAGACAGATAGAGGAGATGAAGGGAAGGAGAACCGAgagaaaggaggagaaagagatGTGGCACGTCGCAGAGGGGGGGCCCCGCGGAGGGGCCGTGGAGCCAGCCGTGGGCGAGACT TCCGTGGGCAGGAGAATGGGTTGGATGGGGCCAAGGCAGGTGGAGTTGCAGGCAgaggaatggagcgaggccgtcGGGGAAGAGGCAGAGGAAGAG GTGGAGCTGGAAGGCGAGGAGGGAGGTTTTCAGCTCAGGGCATGGG tacATTTAACCCAGCGGACTACACTGAGCCAGCCCAAACAGAGGAGAGCTACACAAGCGGCAGCTCTTGGAGTAACACAGGCAACCTGGAACCCGAGGATGGAAACC GACTTGAGTTTACAGGTGGAGAGGGAACAAACTATCCTCGAAAGTTTGACTCTGCTCCTG GTGCTTGGAGAACTGCCACAGAAGAGTGGGGCATGGAGGACTGGAACGAGGAT TTGTCAGAGACCAAGATATTCACTGCCTCCAGTGTGGCATCCATGGCCGTTCCACAGGAGAATGTCACTATTACTGCAGGACAGAG GATTGATCTGGCGGTGTTGCTGGGGAAAACGCctccctcctcttcctcagacGCAGAACGTGCTTCGCTTGAAGGCCCACAGCCGCCGTCTCTGTCTCAGTCTTTGGTGTTCAGCAACTCAAAGCAGACAGCATCACTGTCACAGTCCTCCTCCAGTGCTCCTTACAGCCAGCACAGCATG GTGAGCATGCTTGGTAAGGGTTTTGGTGATGTTGGCGATCCAAAAGGAACCACTGGAGGCTCCACAACTGGTTCTCAGTTTCTGGCGCAGATTAAGACGGCCCGAGCTTTGGCCCAGCTAGTAGCCCAGCACTCACAAAGCGGCCCACCCAATGCTGGTCCTTCTACCTGGGATACCAGCCCCACTACACTGGGGCAGTATG ATATGAAACCTCAAACAGAGCCGGTCCACAGTCCCTTCACCAAACGGCAGCCCTACCAGCCCACTTCCACTTCCTCCTCCATGATGGATGCCTTCTTGCAGGAAAAAGCCACACCTGCTTCCACCACCTCCACCCTACCTCCTCAGTCCACCCCATTGTCATCATTGCCCCAGGCCGTCACCACCCCTCTCCCCAAACCCTCGGGACCCACCCCAGGTCAGCAAAACTCTTCCAGCCCAGCCGACCCACAGGCATCCAGCCCACTACCCCTGCAGCAGCACAAACTCAAACCGCAGAAGAAGAGGGCTTCCATCACAACCAAG ATTCCAGCCCTAGCAGTGGAGATGCCAGGCTCTGCTGATATATCTGGGCTCAACCTGCAGTTTGGAGCATTACAGTTTGGCTCTGAACCGGTGCTTCCTGAGTACGATGCCTCGGCAGCTGTTGCCACAACAACACCAGGCAGCCAAGGCCAGAACAGCCTTTACACAAGTGCAAGCAA TGAGCAAGAAACAGCCCTGTCCCATGCCAGTCAGATGGAGCTTTATGAGCCAAGAGCCAGCCAAACAAGGCGCTATCCTCCTCCTGTGTCCTCCTCACCACAGAAAGCCATTCAGTCAAAG AATGGTTTCAGTTCGATGCAGACGTCACAATCTCTGGAAG CTGCAGCAGGCTCTGCAGTGCCCATGAAACCGGTGTCCGAATCGGTCATCCCACCATCGGTTTCCAACATATCCTCATTGGCTGACCCTTCATGTCCTCCTTCCCTGCTGACTACATCCAGTCAGACGCCTCTGAGTGCTCTCGGACACGAAGACACCTCACCCAGCTCACTGGCCACTCCTCAGCACAATAA CTCCCTCCCTACACAGCAGAACAGTTTGGTACCTTCTTCTGTTCGCACTTCGAACACAAGTCTGCTG CACCCAAGTGTGGATGGCGATCCAAGCTTGCACTCGTCTTTCTCATCGGTCTCTGGTGTGACTCCGTCTTCAGTTCCCTCACCCTCTTCAGTTACTTCAGCGGCCCCCGTTTCCCACCCTGTTGCCCCCTCTTCATCTGTCAGTTCGGTCTCCGCGCAGTCTGCACTGGGTCCAGTCAGCAGTCTGACCATGGGATTGAATAGTGGTGCTGGTGTGGTTTCAATGGCCCCGCCTACGGCTGCTGCATctttgtcatcatcatcatctgctgTTTTGGCCACTGCAGCACCTTCATCTGCCTCATCGTCTCGCAGCGCGGCTGCCTCAG GGAAAGCACCTCCAAACCTGCCTCCTGGAGTGCCGCCCTTGCTGCCCAACCCTTACATCATGGCTCCCGGGCTGCTTCACCCATACCCA CCTCAAATGTATGGCTACGATGACTTACAGATGCTGCAGACCAGGATACCACTG GACTATTACAGCATCCCATTTGCTACTCCAACCACAGCACTGACTGGCAGGGAAGGCAGTTTGACAGGCAACCCTTATTCTG CTGGCGACCTGTCAAAGTTTGGCCGTGGTGATGCGTCATCTCCTGCCCCAGCCACGACATTGGCCCAGCCCCAACAGACCCAGACACAAACGCACCACACCACCCAGCAGCCCTTCCTTAACCCAGCCCTTCCACCGGGATACAGCTATACCAGCCTGCCCTATTATACTGGTGTGCCTGGTCTGCCCAACACCTTCCAGTACGGCCCTGCCATGTTTCCA GTGGCTCCTACCTCTAAACAGCACGGAGTGAATGTCGGTGTCAATGCATCTGCAGCACCGTTCCAGCAAGCTAGTGGTTATGGATCACATGGATACAGCACTG GCTATGAGGATTTGGGCCAGGCTTCGGCAGGGAGCGGGGATTTCTGTAAGGGCGGCTACGGCACCGCTGTTGTTGCTGCCGCTGCTTCTGCGCAAAACAAGCCCATCAGCTCCGTCACCGGGCCCGGAGTGG GTGTCTCTGTGACATCAAGCAACACAGGAGTCCCTGACATTTCAGGGTCTGTTTACACAAAGACACAG TCTTTTGAGAAGCAGGGTTTCCACACAGGAACCCCCAGCGCTTCCTTTAGTTTGCCCTCAGCACTTGGGAGTGGCGGCCCCATCAACCCTCCGGCTGCAGCGGGTTACGCTCCAGCCCCTTACATGCACATCCTGACCCCCCATCAGCAGCCCCACTCTCAGATCCTCCACCACCACCTGCAGCAGGACGGACAG AGCGGCTCTGGGCAACGCAGTCAGAATGCTGCGATTCAACAGAAGTCACAGATCAACAAGTCAGGATACAACAGCTACACCTGGGGAGGCAATTAA
- the ubap2l gene encoding ubiquitin-associated protein 2-like isoform X1, with the protein MMTSLGGSRTRGNWEQTQGQTQSQSQHKQRPQATAEQIRLAQMISDHNDADFEEKVKQLVDITGKDQDESMIALHDCNGDVNRAINVLLEGSPDTDSWEMVGKKKGVSGQKESAQTDRGDEGKENREKGGERDVARRRGGAPRRGRGASRGRDFRGQENGLDGAKAGGVAGRGMERGRRGRGRGRGGAGRRGGRFSAQGMGQIDKGPRYDFSGDESTFNPADYTEPAQTEESYTSGSSWSNTGNLEPEDGNRLEFTGGEGTNYPRKFDSAPGAWRTATEEWGMEDWNEDLSETKIFTASSVASMAVPQENVTITAGQRIDLAVLLGKTPPSSSSDAERASLEGPQPPSLSQSLVFSNSKQTASLSQSSSSAPYSQHSMPLSYFHLVSSQYPDMASQHSELVSMLGKGFGDVGDPKGTTGGSTTGSQFLAQIKTARALAQLVAQHSQSGPPNAGPSTWDTSPTTLGQYDMKPQTEPVHSPFTKRQPYQPTSTSSSMMDAFLQEKATPASTTSTLPPQSTPLSSLPQAVTTPLPKPSGPTPGQQNSSSPADPQASSPLPLQQHKLKPQKKRASITTKIPALAVEMPGSADISGLNLQFGALQFGSEPVLPEYDASAAVATTTPGSQGQNSLYTSASNEQETALSHASQMELYEPRASQTRRYPPPVSSSPQKAIQSKNGFSSMQTSQSLEAAAGSAVPMKPVSESVIPPSVSNISSLADPSCPPSLLTTSSQTPLSALGHEDTSPSSLATPQHNNSLPTQQNSLVPSSVRTSNTSLLHPSVDGDPSLHSSFSSVSGVTPSSVPSPSSVTSAAPVSHPVAPSSSVSSVSAQSALGPVSSLTMGLNSGAGVVSMAPPTAAASLSSSSSAVLATAAPSSASSSRSAAASGKAPPNLPPGVPPLLPNPYIMAPGLLHPYPPQMYGYDDLQMLQTRIPLDYYSIPFATPTTALTGREGSLTGNPYSAGDLSKFGRGDASSPAPATTLAQPQQTQTQTHHTTQQPFLNPALPPGYSYTSLPYYTGVPGLPNTFQYGPAMFPVAPTSKQHGVNVGVNASAAPFQQASGYGSHGYSTGYEDLGQASAGSGDFCKGGYGTAVVAAAASAQNKPISSVTGPGVGVSVTSSNTGVPDISGSVYTKTQSFEKQGFHTGTPSASFSLPSALGSGGPINPPAAAGYAPAPYMHILTPHQQPHSQILHHHLQQDGQSGSGQRSQNAAIQQKSQINKSGYNSYTWGGN; encoded by the exons atgATGACTTCATTGGGCGGAAGCCGGACCCGGGGAAACTGGGAGCAGACACAGGGTCAGACACAGAGCCAGTCACAGCACAAGCAGAGGCCTCAG GCCACCGCTGAGCAGATCCGACTCGCGCAGATGATCTCGGACCATAATGATGCAGACTTTGAAGAGAAGGTCAAACAG CTGGTTGACATCACAGGAAAGGATCAGGATGAGTCCATGATAGCGCTTCATGACTGCAACGGTGACGTGAACAGAGCCATCAACGTCCTGTTGGAGGGCAGCCCTGACACT GACTCATGGGAGATGGTTGGAAAGAAGAAAGGAGTTTCAGGTCAGAAGGAAAGCGCACAGACAGATAGAGGAGATGAAGGGAAGGAGAACCGAgagaaaggaggagaaagagatGTGGCACGTCGCAGAGGGGGGGCCCCGCGGAGGGGCCGTGGAGCCAGCCGTGGGCGAGACT TCCGTGGGCAGGAGAATGGGTTGGATGGGGCCAAGGCAGGTGGAGTTGCAGGCAgaggaatggagcgaggccgtcGGGGAAGAGGCAGAGGAAGAG GTGGAGCTGGAAGGCGAGGAGGGAGGTTTTCAGCTCAGGGCATGGG CCAGATTGATAAGGGCCCCAGATATGATTTTTCAGGAGATGAGAG tacATTTAACCCAGCGGACTACACTGAGCCAGCCCAAACAGAGGAGAGCTACACAAGCGGCAGCTCTTGGAGTAACACAGGCAACCTGGAACCCGAGGATGGAAACC GACTTGAGTTTACAGGTGGAGAGGGAACAAACTATCCTCGAAAGTTTGACTCTGCTCCTG GTGCTTGGAGAACTGCCACAGAAGAGTGGGGCATGGAGGACTGGAACGAGGAT TTGTCAGAGACCAAGATATTCACTGCCTCCAGTGTGGCATCCATGGCCGTTCCACAGGAGAATGTCACTATTACTGCAGGACAGAG GATTGATCTGGCGGTGTTGCTGGGGAAAACGCctccctcctcttcctcagacGCAGAACGTGCTTCGCTTGAAGGCCCACAGCCGCCGTCTCTGTCTCAGTCTTTGGTGTTCAGCAACTCAAAGCAGACAGCATCACTGTCACAGTCCTCCTCCAGTGCTCCTTACAGCCAGCACAGCATG CCCTTGAGTTATTTCCATTTAGtgtccagtcagtatccagataTGGCCAGTCAGCATTCAGAACTG GTGAGCATGCTTGGTAAGGGTTTTGGTGATGTTGGCGATCCAAAAGGAACCACTGGAGGCTCCACAACTGGTTCTCAGTTTCTGGCGCAGATTAAGACGGCCCGAGCTTTGGCCCAGCTAGTAGCCCAGCACTCACAAAGCGGCCCACCCAATGCTGGTCCTTCTACCTGGGATACCAGCCCCACTACACTGGGGCAGTATG ATATGAAACCTCAAACAGAGCCGGTCCACAGTCCCTTCACCAAACGGCAGCCCTACCAGCCCACTTCCACTTCCTCCTCCATGATGGATGCCTTCTTGCAGGAAAAAGCCACACCTGCTTCCACCACCTCCACCCTACCTCCTCAGTCCACCCCATTGTCATCATTGCCCCAGGCCGTCACCACCCCTCTCCCCAAACCCTCGGGACCCACCCCAGGTCAGCAAAACTCTTCCAGCCCAGCCGACCCACAGGCATCCAGCCCACTACCCCTGCAGCAGCACAAACTCAAACCGCAGAAGAAGAGGGCTTCCATCACAACCAAG ATTCCAGCCCTAGCAGTGGAGATGCCAGGCTCTGCTGATATATCTGGGCTCAACCTGCAGTTTGGAGCATTACAGTTTGGCTCTGAACCGGTGCTTCCTGAGTACGATGCCTCGGCAGCTGTTGCCACAACAACACCAGGCAGCCAAGGCCAGAACAGCCTTTACACAAGTGCAAGCAA TGAGCAAGAAACAGCCCTGTCCCATGCCAGTCAGATGGAGCTTTATGAGCCAAGAGCCAGCCAAACAAGGCGCTATCCTCCTCCTGTGTCCTCCTCACCACAGAAAGCCATTCAGTCAAAG AATGGTTTCAGTTCGATGCAGACGTCACAATCTCTGGAAG CTGCAGCAGGCTCTGCAGTGCCCATGAAACCGGTGTCCGAATCGGTCATCCCACCATCGGTTTCCAACATATCCTCATTGGCTGACCCTTCATGTCCTCCTTCCCTGCTGACTACATCCAGTCAGACGCCTCTGAGTGCTCTCGGACACGAAGACACCTCACCCAGCTCACTGGCCACTCCTCAGCACAATAA CTCCCTCCCTACACAGCAGAACAGTTTGGTACCTTCTTCTGTTCGCACTTCGAACACAAGTCTGCTG CACCCAAGTGTGGATGGCGATCCAAGCTTGCACTCGTCTTTCTCATCGGTCTCTGGTGTGACTCCGTCTTCAGTTCCCTCACCCTCTTCAGTTACTTCAGCGGCCCCCGTTTCCCACCCTGTTGCCCCCTCTTCATCTGTCAGTTCGGTCTCCGCGCAGTCTGCACTGGGTCCAGTCAGCAGTCTGACCATGGGATTGAATAGTGGTGCTGGTGTGGTTTCAATGGCCCCGCCTACGGCTGCTGCATctttgtcatcatcatcatctgctgTTTTGGCCACTGCAGCACCTTCATCTGCCTCATCGTCTCGCAGCGCGGCTGCCTCAG GGAAAGCACCTCCAAACCTGCCTCCTGGAGTGCCGCCCTTGCTGCCCAACCCTTACATCATGGCTCCCGGGCTGCTTCACCCATACCCA CCTCAAATGTATGGCTACGATGACTTACAGATGCTGCAGACCAGGATACCACTG GACTATTACAGCATCCCATTTGCTACTCCAACCACAGCACTGACTGGCAGGGAAGGCAGTTTGACAGGCAACCCTTATTCTG CTGGCGACCTGTCAAAGTTTGGCCGTGGTGATGCGTCATCTCCTGCCCCAGCCACGACATTGGCCCAGCCCCAACAGACCCAGACACAAACGCACCACACCACCCAGCAGCCCTTCCTTAACCCAGCCCTTCCACCGGGATACAGCTATACCAGCCTGCCCTATTATACTGGTGTGCCTGGTCTGCCCAACACCTTCCAGTACGGCCCTGCCATGTTTCCA GTGGCTCCTACCTCTAAACAGCACGGAGTGAATGTCGGTGTCAATGCATCTGCAGCACCGTTCCAGCAAGCTAGTGGTTATGGATCACATGGATACAGCACTG GCTATGAGGATTTGGGCCAGGCTTCGGCAGGGAGCGGGGATTTCTGTAAGGGCGGCTACGGCACCGCTGTTGTTGCTGCCGCTGCTTCTGCGCAAAACAAGCCCATCAGCTCCGTCACCGGGCCCGGAGTGG GTGTCTCTGTGACATCAAGCAACACAGGAGTCCCTGACATTTCAGGGTCTGTTTACACAAAGACACAG TCTTTTGAGAAGCAGGGTTTCCACACAGGAACCCCCAGCGCTTCCTTTAGTTTGCCCTCAGCACTTGGGAGTGGCGGCCCCATCAACCCTCCGGCTGCAGCGGGTTACGCTCCAGCCCCTTACATGCACATCCTGACCCCCCATCAGCAGCCCCACTCTCAGATCCTCCACCACCACCTGCAGCAGGACGGACAG AGCGGCTCTGGGCAACGCAGTCAGAATGCTGCGATTCAACAGAAGTCACAGATCAACAAGTCAGGATACAACAGCTACACCTGGGGAGGCAATTAA